Proteins encoded together in one Quercus lobata isolate SW786 chromosome 3, ValleyOak3.0 Primary Assembly, whole genome shotgun sequence window:
- the LOC115980375 gene encoding uncharacterized protein LOC115980375, which produces MVEVVQLANTKQEIHVEVKVHSSNQSWIFSVIYASPRSAERCILWENLAKVFELHNKPWVIAGDFNESLAEEDKFGGRFFMNSSWCLLYPDAIATHLTRCHSDHCPILKETNPRRPTQLSRPLRFQSFWLSDPSFPNVANQAWRQSRKLSKAMEAFSKEAIVWNKNHFRNIFGKKRRIMAQLRGIQMAMASNPSSSLIILEN; this is translated from the exons ATGGTAGAGGTGGTGCAACTTGCTAACACAAAGCAAGAGATTCATGTGGAAGTGAAGGTACACTCCTCTAACCAATCTTGGATATTCTCTGTTATATATGCTAGTCCTAGGAGTGCAGAAAGATGTATTCTCTGGGAAAATCTAGCTAAGGTTTTTGAGTTACATAATAAGCCTTGGGTGATAGCTGGAGATTTCAATGAATCGCTTGCAGAAGAGGATAAATTTGGGGGCAG GTTCTTTATGAACTCTAGCTGGTGTTTGCTCTACCCAGATGCCATAGCAACTCATCTAACAAGATGTCATTCAGACCATTGCCCTATACTTAAGGAAACCAATCCTAGAAGACCCACTCAATTGAGTAGACCCTTAAGATTTCAAAGTTTTTGGCTCTCTGACCCCTCCTTTCCAAACGTGGCTAACCAGGCTTGGAGACAATCAAGGAAGCTTTCAAAAGCTATGGAAGCTTTCTCCAAAGAAGCTATAGTATGGAACAAAAACCACTTCAGAAATATCTTTGgcaaaaagagaagaattaTGGCTCAGTTAAGGGGTATTCAAATGGCTATGGCCTCCAATCCCTCCTCCTCCCTAATCATTCTTGAGAATTAA